A region of the Channa argus isolate prfri chromosome 3, Channa argus male v1.0, whole genome shotgun sequence genome:
ATATCGCAAGAGGGGACCAAAGCCCAAGCACCTTCTGGTTCAGGTACGAAAATAAGGATATTTGATACTTCTCTTGATTATACAGACTTTATACAGACAGAAGCATGgagcaaaacaaatgtatttctggATTTCACTGTATATAAGAACTCAGCAGCATCTTTTCTTAGAACGTCCCTGCCTGAATAACCATGAACTTCAAAGTCCTTACGTCCAGCTTGTAAACCAAAATTGATGTTGCAGATTTGCAGCTTTCAAGCTCGAGTTACAATCATTAGGGTTATTTTGTCGGCCTGAGAAAAACTCCCTACACAGCCACAGTTTGTCACTATTTTTACAGGCTGAATATAATTTGGGGGTTTTCACTTTTAGTTCAATGATTTTTGCAGAAAATCTATTTGTGTGAAGATATTAGATGCATTCAAATTCACCTGGGGCTTAAAGGGACAGTACAGCTGTAGCTAAATGACTGTGAAACGTACATTTAGCGCATCAGTCACTGATCCCAAAGGCCAGGGGAACCCCTCGTAggattgtttttgttcttctcgGGAGGGTGTTGGTGGTAACACATGAGATAAAGTCAATGATGGGACACAAAGCAGCCAGTGACATTCCTTCAAGCTGAGGTCAGAGCCACAGGAGACACTTTGAAATGTCACTGTGATGGCCCGGGCTGATGGGTGAAAGAGCTGCACACCAACTGTAGGAGGGCTGTGTGAACATGGACCAAGGCCCCTGAAATAAACTCTGCAGTCGTTTAGGCCTCAGAAGAGCCCCTTCACACATTCCAGTTCAGAGTGTCTTTAGAACAAGTCATGGGCCCCAACAAACCATAGCTTTTGTTGTAGCCTGACGCAGACACATGTATAGAGACTGTAGACGGTTGCATCATTAATCAAACTCCCTGCCCAGAGGGTTGCCCCTTCTCACAATACTTGTTTAAGCACAGACATTTTGCTTAATTCATCAcataattttatgtttaataacaCAAACTGCTTGTTTCACAGGTCCCTTCATTTGCCCGGAGATCCAGTATCCTGGCCGATCTCCATGAGGCATCCCTGGACGAGGACAGCTGTCAAAAGACCAGCCCCATACAGATGCTCCGTCCCCAGCCACAACAGTACCAGCTAAACAGCAAGAAGCACCATCAGTACCAGCCGCTGTGCAGGGAGCGTGAGGCCGAGCAGCCGACCAACGGCAAGAAGTTCTACTATCAGCTCAACAGCAAGAAGCATCACCACTACCAGCCGGACCTCAAGGTGCACGAGCCTGTATTCGCCAAACCCAGAGACATCAAAGCCCCAGAGCTGTCTCACAAAGGGTACAACCTACCTGCAGTGCTGCAGCAAAAGTGGGTTAGGGACAAAGAATCAGGCTGTCTGACCAAAGTGAAGGATATCACCATGGAGCTGAAGAAGCTTCCGGCCGACCTCAACGGGCACAAGGAGCTGGAGAAAGTGAAGCCTAAAGAGGATGCTTCACCACAGTCTAATGGTGTCAGCAGCAGCAAGCTAAAGATCgtgaagaacaaaaacaagaatgGACGGATTGTTATTGTGATGAGCAAATACATGGACAATGGGATGCAAGCGGCTAAGAATAAAAATGGTGATTCGGAAAGTGCTGACAAGTTGCAGCAGGTGGGTGACAACACCCCTGAGAATCACCTCGAGAAGATGAAGCTTGTCAAGAAGCTCGGTCTCATGAATGGATTTGCAAAAAACCCCAAAGACAAACCAATTTTTCCCGGTTCTGGATTTAAGGGAGACTGTCTCAAAGAAAAGGAACAGTCCCCCAAAATGGAACCAACTGTGACGGACCAGGATAAACATGTCGAGGTCAGGGGTCACGGGCAGCTCACAGCAGATCAGCCTTTACAATTGACAACCAGGCCTAATCTGCTCTCCCTGCCTTTGGATAGTGGAGTTCCTCCTGCTTTGGACAAAAGAGGAAACCAAAGTGGATTTAAAGGACTAAAGCGACACCTCACAGATGCAGAGGAACATGGGAGTAGTAAGAAGTTTTTGAGCTGTCCCATTTTTCCACCTGCCCAAAGCATCAGCATGGACCAAAACGGACACGAGAGTCACGCTGGACTGCAGGACTGTGGGTACACAGATCAAGAGGAACCAATGGACTTGAGTATTGTCAAGTCAAGGCCTAAATCCACAGCTTCCACAGAGATGCACCCtcaactacacacacacgctgaaATTCTGACAGAAGcggaaacacatacacagactacAACAGCAATGgacacacagactgaaacaCAGCCCCAGACCGAAACAGAAAAGACTGCAGACTCAGTGTCTGTTTCGGACagtgaaaaaagtaaagaggAGACATTTCCCAGCTTCCAGCCGTTCCTTGGAAATATCGTCATCACGGACATCACTACGAACTGCCTCACTGTGACGTTTAAGGAATACGTAACAGTTTAACAGAGCTGGGCACCAGCTGTGTAGCTgtacataaatgtacattagatatatttgtattttcacattCTTGAATGTACAAATTACTtcttaatgttttcattttgtaacggccagataaaggaaaaaaaaatgatccTTTTATTGGATTGTTTGCATACTTCTTCTTGTAAGCGCttgttaatattattgttgttatttcttGAGATTTTATCACATGGAGTTATTTCAGCCAGTTCAAACTTATGTGAAAAAGCAGAATTAGATCAAAGTAATGACAGAAATTTAATTGAAGATGCACTTAACGCTTGTAAATACTCTTCACTTTCCGATAGATGTCTTTTGATTTCTACTCTCAACTGTCTACAGATAATGGCAAACAAATGTGGGCTATATGGAAGATTTTGTAAGGTAGAGAAAGTATATTGCATTGTGGTAAATTACACTGTGTctctgagtgagtgagtgagtgtgtgtgtgtgtgtgtgtgtgtgtgtgtgtgtgtgtgtgtgtgtgtgtgtgtgtgtgtgtgtgtgtgtgtgtgtgtgtgtgtgtgtgtaaacagatGGACAGATCTAAACAAGGATCCATGCTGCTTGACAGATTATGCTATTAGGCATACTCAAacaagcagaaaatgaaaaataaagcgCCTTTCTGTTAACGTGATTTACACTGTTGAATAGGAAGAGGAGATGGGTTTTAGACATTATTAATGGTTAATGTTTGATATATGCTTATATTCTTTGGTCTCCATCcacagtggattttttttttgagtcatGCATCTCAAGATTGAGCACAAGTCACTTCCATgaatacagtacataaacaaGCATGTgagaatatttatttgttattgagatttttataaagatttttttgttggCTAGTTTAAATCAGTCACAAACTGGTTAACATTGCCAACTGAGCTGCGTAATCCATGCGATTAATACCACCAGCTGGCTGCTCCACAATTCAACTTTCGCCCATCCTCTGTCACCCTGGCCATGCTCTGACTGATCAGCTTTAAAGAGCCGAAATGCAGGTTTCTATAAGGAAACGTATGATCAAATGTGTCATATTTGGATTACATTttgtaacaaataaataattgaaagtATCCTAAAACACATGTTTTCATAATCCGATGTATTCCCACACATGCCTCCTCTCCTTTTATAGTGATTCCCATCATCCAGCACTCTGTGAAGTGCACTCAGTTGCTCTGTGAGAACGTGATCACATGCACTTGTGATGTTTTGTGTGCGGGCTAAATAAAGTGAAGGCTTCCTATGGTACTTTTTTgcaataataaaattgtttgcAAGTGATCTATGAACTTGTGTGCAATGATTCTATTTAGGTGGTCCCACCCCAGGGACTCattcacttctctctctctctctctctctctctctctccccatatatatatatatgtgtgtgtgtctgtgcgcgcGTGTGTAAATAGCTCACATTTGAAGTTGTCCTACctgtccctctttctctctgtgtgtgtgtatgtgtaagctATGGGCGAAAggattattacattattattacattattttcagaTGGCCATCATCAGCTTAACCCTACATGCTGTCTGAACCCACCTTGTGCGCCTATGGGCCTCCGGCTCATGCCATGTAGCTGCATATGGAAACCAGTggctttaaatgtatttctcaaCAAATTCAACTCAAAACATTTAAGCTAAGTTTCATACCTGTGTCTGCGATTCAATTTCTGGTGATTTGGTAAAACATCGCAGGTCCGTGATACCTTAGCCGAGTTGACCATTCAAGAAACCCCTAATAAAGATGAATAACTTTTCTTAATTGCTGCTCATTAAATCataaacatacaaatatgtATCCACCAGGATTTGCTTTGGCTTTAGATGTGTCTTTGAAGAGCATTTTAGTGCTTTAAGGCTCATAACTCTGACCTGAACAGGTGTTCCTGTCAGATGTTTCCTGAAGAAACCCTCCCGTCTTGCTGAGACACTCAGCAGGAGGTAACGGATTTCTTCGCTTGACCCACACGTTCAGTTTAACGACCATACATGGTTAATATTTCCATGTTTCCACGGTTTCCTATTGCTTTCATTTCGGCCATGCATACAGTGACACAGCCAGCTGCTGTTCTTTTAAAGGACTGAAGGGCACATTAAAGGGGATCTGTGCGCAGGAGCTCGATCATTAGGATTTATAAACCTCCCAAAATAGAGGTTTTGCTCTTATTGTCTGTTACAGAGGCAACTGATGGATACCCGCCGTGCACACGAGAAGTGTGTAATTCCACGGCGGTAATGATAAGAGACCATTTTCTCCGCTGCAGTCCGCCAATCAAGCCGCTCTCTGTGCGCGCGTTAACGTGAGCAGTGTCAGAGAAAATGGCTGTCTCCTCTTCACTCCATCCACTTTCTTCTCTATCGAGTCTCCCTGCAGCAGCAGTAGCTGCTACTGTTGCTGCAGCCCACAAGTAGTATGATCAGTATTTCTACAAACAAGCTACTGCGGGAAATTCCCCGCAGGATTTATAAggattttatattaatatttcctCTACCTATAGATATAGTTTGTTACCACGAAGGCGACACTCTGCCAGACTTCCAACATGCTGGTTATGTAAGCcctgaaataaaacaagaactGTATAAAATTGTGTAAGAACTAGTGCTGTCCGTGTTCCacccttttccttttccttttctaacTGCCACTGAATTAGTGCCTGCGTGACTGACTTGGGCCTAAATGTTCTGAGACACATGGATTTGAGGGATAAAACCCATAAATGTCTGCTGGTGTTTTCCAAAATCTCCTATCAGTGGAGTCTTTTATTATTAGATGTGTGGCTTTTTGTCAGGGGCCATATGTACATTCAGAATCAAACATGTAATCCACAGTCTCCTTCTGCAGCAGGCCTATAGTTTTTTTCCCTAAACACGTGCACAGAAAGGGGACAAAGTGCACGCATTGCAGATCTTAACTGTCATAACACATTTCTTAAAGAAGCAGCACCAGCTAAAGGTCAGAGGCCTAAATGCAACGTTTGCAAACTGCCCACAAGTACGTTTTATTTAATTAGAAGCGGGAGGTGGCGTCCTTTTCTGTTTAACCCGTGAGTTACAGAACAAATCAATCTGCACAAGATCTCTGTCACAAAATAGGCTCACACTTTGAAACCTATAGGTAATTCTAGCAAGTCCATGAACAAGCTGATTATTTGGGCACAATTAATACACCGCTTTGCAAAAACGCATTTCCCTCTGTGGCTTCGGCAGAGGTACTTATACTTCACATTTATGCTCCACTACACTCCAgagggaaatgtttttattgccccactacatttattttattttaaagtttctgttaCTTAGCAGATGCAGACAGAAAATTTGATCAGCTGAATGACTGGTGACTGAGAACCACTCAGTGCATCATCTTTACCTGCTGCTACCTGTCTACACCAAGTCTCTATAGAAACACAGATCTCCATTCATTCCTGGAAAATTTACTTAGCTTCTCTTTTTTGCCAAACAAATTTAGATAACGTATGCGCTTAAAATTCATCGTTGTCTTGGTGGAGTAGTTGTACTGTTTTAAGCCATTTTTAGAGCATGTGTTCCAACTCGAATACAGTGGTACTTGTTGTGGAGTACTATTCCATTATGAGTATTGgatttgtgtacttttaccaccttTGGTGTTGAGCCTCGTTAATGTTCATGCTGTTCGgctaattaattataataagaCATAGAAACAGCTGAACACAAGCATCAGGCACAGTGCGTATATATGCCCGAGTGTTCCATCCAGTTTACTGAGAAACAAAGTGAGTAAACGAAAGTATCCAGCGGTGACTGCTGCATTGCTGATGACTCAGTCGCCAGGGTTCTGCAGCTGTGAAGACACCAGTATATTCTTCCATCGACATACACGTGCATCCATGTGCAAACTGACAAACCGCAGCGTGCGCGCCGCTCCACTGTTCGTTTGATCCAGTGCATTCCAACCGTTCCACACTGTCCTTAGTGTCTGCGGCGATTGGAATTTGATGTCTAGTATCTCACACGGACGTTTCTCGGGCGTGGTAAGGGTGGGTTGAAGGAAATAAATGCCCGTGTGAGACCGATTGCATATAAACGAGGCTACCTGTGACGGAAACCTGAAGCTGTCCTGTCTCGCCATTCTACGCGTGGTGCtaataagtgaaataaatgaaactttACAGTGGACACTGGCAGGAATGGTTGCTAGGGAAAGTCTCCAGTGAAGAATAGGGGGATCAATTTATGATTTTGATATTAGTTGTTTTATATCACCTGCAATAATTCAATCTATTCTTAACTAGCACAAAGACTGTTTTAACCTCTCCCTCTGtccattttaaggcattttccatattttgtgGTGTGGCCGGGGCTTCCCGTTTGTGCGCGCACCAGGAACcagcgtcttgcccagataCAAGCCAACCAATAGTGTTTTAACGGCGGCAgcactgctgcactgcaggcGCGCCGAGACCAATCGCATCCAGAGTCTGAAGGAGCGCccatcttctctgtctgtctgctggaAAAATGGCGAGGAAAAGCCTGGAAAAATCAAAGGTGGACAATTCATAATTTCCTCAGACGGACGCGCTCGTTCATTAAGAAATAAATAGGCCCCTAAGCTTCTGAAAGCAGCGCTTTGCTTCGttcctttaaatgtttgtgataTCCAGTGACATTTATCATGTAACACCTTACAATTGTTCTGTAACGATCAACATTTATCAAATAAGTTGCCTATACCTTCTAAAACAAAGTGTTTGGTAAGAAGAGTTTGCACCCCGCATTTCCTTCTAAAGGCTAAACTAAATCTCTGAAACTGAGCGAAATCAATAGACTGTGTTATCCATTAGTTCAGTCTTTAAACGCGCACAGTGTGATGACAGGAGACACTGTCTGTCACTGATCCAAACGCACAATCCAGTATTCATGTCAACCTGCAGGAGTTTCAATGTAATCACCAGACAGAAACGACCGTCTACACATATAAAACTAACTTTAGTTTGGGGATCAAACCTTTCTGTGCACGCAGCAGCTAATTAAAACAAGCGGTCCGTGATTGGCTAGAGTGTGCACAGAACCACCTTTTACTAGATGGATAACAAAGATGTAGTTGACAATGAAAATCACTTGTAAAACAATATGAATTATCatggattcattttttttcttaatatctAGGTTcggtttaatttaaaaaaaaactatggttTATTACATCTCTAGTTTCATCTGCgggaaattaattatttaaaattaatgtttccTGATCCTCTTGACCAACTCAAGATTACCCAGTTACACATCGCTCTGGTTGGTAAAGCCGACAGGAGAAATTGTCATTTTAGGCAgctacatttatgtttttatgtgttgttgAATTATTACACTTATCTGATGAGGTCTCGCGcatatttttttcctgaagaAACTGTCATTTGACGTGTCATATAAAGCCTATAAAATCTAAAACTTACTCAACATTCGTTGCTAGTCATCCagcctaataaaaaaaataaaataaaataataacaatattaaatgAAGCTACAATCTCTGCCCTTCATTGTCCACAGTAGACTAATATTTCCGAACAATAAAATACGGAAAATATCTGAGTCCAGATAATTGTAGAACAACTATTCTCTAGCCTATTTTATTTTGGACAACCATGAGACTCGGTtaccaaaacataaaacacaagagAAATCACACTGCATAAATAATTCGCTTAGATATTAGTtggtttattttcagttttcctcGTTGAATTTATTTGAAGTTAGTAAATTAATGAAGCAAATAAGCAAATCATTTAATGTATAACAAATAGGAATGTTGATCCTTCAAGACAGTGAAACGATTAGAACTTACAGACATTTTTTCTGCACACATATTTGGTAAATAGGCTactttacaaattatttaacaaatacatCGATTTAAGTAATTCgactttcttttcatttttgtattaattttggTGACCttgaagaaaaaactgaattttctGGGCTATAATATTTATACAGATTACTAAGCCTTTAGCGTATTTTTATTCTGCAAATTTTATTCtttatcatttataattttaactGACCGCATGGGTCTGTGGGTTGAAATCACAGTGAGCGGACTCCTGAGTTGTGGTCGCTGCGattgtttcccccccccccccccccaaagaaaaagagcaggatttaaaaatgaatgtttgttctctttaaataaatatagctAGATCCTAGATTTTAAGCA
Encoded here:
- the LOC137124177 gene encoding E3 SUMO-protein ligase CBX4-like, whose amino-acid sequence is MELPAAGEHVFAVESIEKKRSRKGRVEYLVKWRGWSPKYNTWEPEENILDPRLLDAFQDRERQEQLMGYRKRGPKPKHLLVQVPSFARRSSILADLHEASLDEDSCQKTSPIQMLRPQPQQYQLNSKKHHQYQPLCREREAEQPTNGKKFYYQLNSKKHHHYQPDLKVHEPVFAKPRDIKAPELSHKGYNLPAVLQQKWVRDKESGCLTKVKDITMELKKLPADLNGHKELEKVKPKEDASPQSNGVSSSKLKIVKNKNKNGRIVIVMSKYMDNGMQAAKNKNGDSESADKLQQVGDNTPENHLEKMKLVKKLGLMNGFAKNPKDKPIFPGSGFKGDCLKEKEQSPKMEPTVTDQDKHVEVRGHGQLTADQPLQLTTRPNLLSLPLDSGVPPALDKRGNQSGFKGLKRHLTDAEEHGSSKKFLSCPIFPPAQSISMDQNGHESHAGLQDCGYTDQEEPMDLSIVKSRPKSTASTEMHPQLHTHAEILTEAETHTQTTTAMDTQTETQPQTETEKTADSVSVSDSEKSKEETFPSFQPFLGNIVITDITTNCLTVTFKEYVTV